The Chryseolinea soli nucleotide sequence TTTTCTTTGATGTAATCGTATACCTGGTCGTGTGCCAGGCCCATGTTCTTCACCACTTTACCGGCCAGCAATGGATTGATCTTGAAAGGAGGGAAGAAGGCGGTGATCCAGCCGTAGCTGGCATATACATTGGGCTCATTGAACGTGTTCCAGTACGACACGTATTCGCCAAACTCGTCCACCACTTTGCGGGCAAAGTCCACCCAATAGGGAATGTTCTCTTCTTTTTCCCATCCACCCAACCGGGAAAACCAGAGCGGGTTGGTGAAGTGATGGAGCACCATCATGATGTCGACACCCTTTGCTTTCAGATCCTGGATAAAGGCATGGTATTCCTGTGCGGTCTCGCGGTGGAACGTTCCATAGGGCTCGCGTTGCAGCTTGCTCCACTGCAAGCTCATTCGGTAGTTGGGGGCCAGCGAAGCAATGATGCCGGCGTCTTCTTTAAAGCGTTTTTCGTGATCGGTGGTGCGGTCGAACACAAATCCGTGGCGGGCTTTCACGCCTTGCCAATCGTGTTCAAATGCGGTTTCAATTTGGGGAGCGGCGGTGCTGGTGCCGAAGAAGAAGGCATCCGGGAATTGGATCTTCATCACCGGCGGGTCATGGCGCTTTGGGTAACTTCCCATTCCTTCCAATACTTCCGGAGCGTCAGGAGGTCTTCCTCGAGACAAGGATATTCGTTTTCGGAAACGGAGGGCAGTATGCCGGCGGTGAGGTGTTTGGACGTGAGGCCGCCGGTCCATTCAAAGTGGCCGGGGTCGTAGGGCTTGCGCCAGCGTCCACCCCAACGCAAACCAAGTTTTTCACCGGTCACGCCCACTTTGCGCCAGAGGGCGACATTGTCCCACACGGCAACGGAGTCAACGATCGGCACGACGTCGATCGCCAGACCATATTGGTGCTTGGAGCGGCCGGCGCCGGAGTTCGTGTATTTCTTGCCCATGGTCTTGTATTCGTTTTGCTTGGCATGGGTGCGATAGGATTCAACAACGGCCAGTTCGATGCCTTTGGCGCGGCAGTCGATGATGAGCTTTTTAATTTTATCACGGAAGTACGGATGCAGGGCGTTGAGGTCGGTGATCATGGCCATGGCGCCGCGGTCTTTGCCAAACGTGTAGTTCTGAACGCTGCTCCAGGTTTTCCAGGCCTCCAGGGTGTCGATGGCCTCTTCGGCCAGGTCGGCAGAAGGGGCGGAAAAGCCCCTGCGGTAGGGTATAACTACGTTATCCTCAACAGGTTCCTCGTGGAACCATTCGGCGTGGCTGCGGCAATCCAAAGGGGCCAAAAGGTCGCCAATTTGCGCTTGGGACGAGAAACCAGCCACTGCAAAAGCTACTGAAAGAGAGAGTTTTAGAACACTACGCATTAATACATCCTACATTATAGCAGGCAAATATATGATTTTTAGAACATTGGGTCCATATTTTTCATCACCCGAATACCGTTAATTTTTTAAGTTTTACATCCGGCGTAAGGTTTATCATGGCCTTTTCGGAATCCGCGTAGGCGCACCGTGGGGGATATACAAAATGCCATAAGCCGGAAGGCAAATCCAACAGCGACCGCTCACCCATCCAACCGTTAGCCTTTTTACGGCATATGATTATATTCGCGAAACTCTTAACCTATGAAAAAACTAGCACATGTTGTCCTCGCAGGGGTTGCCCTCGCTGCGGTGTCCTGTTCTACAAAGAAAGCGGAAGAAGACAAGCTCCCCGAGGGGGTGGGCATCAACCTTTCGTACGTAGACACGACCGTGCGTCCCCAGGATGACTTTTTCAAGTATGTGAACGGCGGTTGGATTGCCAAAACCAACATTCCCGCCGATCAAGGTCGCTGGGGCTCTTTCAACGAGCTTCGTGAATACAATAACGACGTGGTATTGAAAGTGTTGAAGAAAGCCGCCGAAAACACGCAGCTCTATCCCGAA carries:
- a CDS encoding M15 family metallopeptidase; translation: MAPLDCRSHAEWFHEEPVEDNVVIPYRRGFSAPSADLAEEAIDTLEAWKTWSSVQNYTFGKDRGAMAMITDLNALHPYFRDKIKKLIIDCRAKGIELAVVESYRTHAKQNEYKTMGKKYTNSGAGRSKHQYGLAIDVVPIVDSVAVWDNVALWRKVGVTGEKLGLRWGGRWRKPYDPGHFEWTGGLTSKHLTAGILPSVSENEYPCLEEDLLTLRKYWKEWEVTQSAMTRR